The Pseudomonas sp. GD03919 region CAGCGTGACTATGCCATCTGCCGGCCGATGCTCGAACACCTGGGCATCGATAGCCTCAAGCTGATGACCAACAACCCGCGCAAGGTCAAGGCGCTGGGCGAGATGGGCATCACCGTGGATCATCGCGTGCCGCTGCAGATCGCGCACAACCCCTACAACAAGCGTTACCTCGCCACCAAGGCCGGCAAGCTCGGCCATATGCTGGGCAATCAGCATCAGGGCGAGACCGAGGGCAGTCTGTGACCCGTGCTCAGGTCAAGCGCCGCCTGGCGCTGGCCTGGTGGCGTCAGCTGGCTGTGGCGCTGGCGCCTCTGTTCATGTTCAACCTGTTGTTCGGCGGAGGTAACGCCACGATTCTGAGCATGCCGCTGTTCATTGCCGGCCTGGCCTCGATGTTCGTCAGCCTGCCGTTGTTCTCCGCCTACAAGCGCGCCCTGATCGCCACCGATAAGGCCCTCGACAGCGACGATGAGCCGGCCGCCTGGCTGGAGCTGGATCGTGTCCGTTTGCGCGCCTTGCTCGGCGCTGCGCTGCCTGCGTGGATCGCCGCGTTGGCAGTCCTCGCCGGCCTCGAGGCGATCCCGCTGGTACTGCTGGCGCTGTCGTCCATCGTGCTGCACAGCCTCTACCGCATACCTCGCCAGTTGGGTTGATGCGCACGCTGCTACTCGCGCTTTGCCTGCTGGCGTTGCCGCTGACAGCCGCCGAGCGGGTGATCAGCCTGGCTCCATCGCTCAGTGAAATCATGCTCGATCTGGATGCCGCCGACCTGCTGGTGGGCGTGCTCGAAGGGGATGCGCAGCCTGCTGCGCTGGCGCATCTGCCCGCTGTCGGTCGTTATGGCCAGCTTGAGTTCGAGCGTTTGCTGCAACTGGCGCCGGATCTGATTCTGATTGCCCCCGGCAGTGTGCCGCCAGCGCAGCAGGCGCAGTTGCGGCGTTTCGGTATCGAGTTGCTGATCGTCGAGCCGCAACGCCTCGAGCAACTTGGCGAGGCCTTCGTGCGTATTGGCGAGCGAGTGGGCCGGGCCGAGCAGGGCGAGCGGCTGGCAGACGAGTTTCGCGCCGAACTGGACGCGCTGCGCCAGCGCTATCGGCGTGAGCAGCCCCTGACGGTGTTCTACCAAGTCTGGCACCAACCGCTCTACACCATCGGTGGTGAGCAACTGATCGGTGACGCCTTGCAGGTGTGTGGCGCACGCAACCTGTTCGATGACCTGCCGCAGCCGGCGCCTCAGGTCAGCGTCGAGGCGGTGCTGGCGCGTGACCCGGACGTG contains the following coding sequences:
- a CDS encoding MFS transporter is translated as MTRAQVKRRLALAWWRQLAVALAPLFMFNLLFGGGNATILSMPLFIAGLASMFVSLPLFSAYKRALIATDKALDSDDEPAAWLELDRVRLRALLGAALPAWIAALAVLAGLEAIPLVLLALSSIVLHSLYRIPRQLG
- a CDS encoding cobalamin-binding protein → MRTLLLALCLLALPLTAAERVISLAPSLSEIMLDLDAADLLVGVLEGDAQPAALAHLPAVGRYGQLEFERLLQLAPDLILIAPGSVPPAQQAQLRRFGIELLIVEPQRLEQLGEAFVRIGERVGRAEQGERLADEFRAELDALRQRYRREQPLTVFYQVWHQPLYTIGGEQLIGDALQVCGARNLFDDLPQPAPQVSVEAVLARDPDVILGGSNAELSAWQAWPQLHAVRRGQVWAVPDKGLERPSRQMLGAIEQLCELMAAAR